The sequence below is a genomic window from Bacillus sp. S3.
AGGAACACGCCTTGTCTTATTTCCTTTCCCATTCAATATAATAACTGCCGAGGGTTCCAAGATTACATCCCTTACTTTAATATCAATTAGTTCTTGCACCCTTGCTCCCGTGTCATACAAAACACTCAATAATGTCAGATCACGGCGGCCTTTCAGACAGCCCCTTTCGGGCTGTTCCAAAAGTATTTTCATAGCCTCTGGTGTCAGATGCTCCACCACTGTTTTCCTGGCCTTTTTAGCAGGGATTGCGATTACCTTTTGAAAATGGAATAGACCGGAAGGTTCTTCAGCCTGAACATAACGAAAAAAGGAATGAATCGCAGAAAGCCTCTGGTTTCTAGTTGAGATGCTGCACTTTCTATCCATTTCTAACCATTCCAGAAAACCGGTAAGAAGTTTACTTGAAAGAAAATCTAAAGTAATCCGTTCTGCTTGAATATTTTTGGTTTCTTGGCAATATTTAATCAAAAGTTTAAATGTGTCACGGTAAGATTGAATTGTATTCTTACTAACATTTTTCTGTGACGGAAGGTACACTGAAAGGAATTCCGTAAGGTGCTTCGCAAAATCAGTAGGTTTCATCGGTATCACCTTCCAACTGAGGAATCATATCTGGATACCGTGTTTCTAGCTTTAATGTAATATCTGGAAACACATCCGCAGTCAGACGCAGATAATAAGCAGTTTCTTCGAAAGAATCGTGGCCTAAATACGTTTTAAGGACTGGAAGGTATACCGTTAAATCCTTTTCTTGTTCGGCCCATTTTTTCAGACAATGAACGGCATAAGTGTGGCGAAAATCATGAATACGCGGCCCTCGTCCTCTTCCACCGTGCGAAATTCCGGCTCGCCATAAAAACTTACGGAAGTTTTTATATACATTTCCTACCGTCATCGGTTTTCCATCAAGCGCCGGAAAATAATAATCTTCTGCATTTGGATAAGGATGTACCATTTTTGAATATTGCCGACAACGTTCCGTAAGGGACGCAGACATCAGTACCAACCTGCTGTTATCCTTTTTAGATTGATTTATGGTCAGGACACCATTTTCAAGATCAACGTCAGCTACTTTAAGAAGCCTTGCCTCGGATACCCTCAACCCGCACAAATAAATCATACGAAAGAAAACGGGCATAATGTGATGTCTGTGTGGACATTCGGAACAGTATTTACATTTTTCCGTTTCAGTAAAAAAGCCTTTTACTTCATCAATAGTATATATATACGGCACATATTGTTCTTCTGTAGGAAAATATCCCTTAGGGATAATATATGTTTTGACTCCAATGGAATCGAGATACTTACCAAATTGGCGAATAACTGATGTCCGCGAACATAAATTTGCCTGTGTTTCGTAAGTTTTTTTGCTGCACCAGTCTAAAACGATTTCCTTAGTAAGTTCGGTGGCATGAGGGTACTTTTCCATTGTATATCTGTCAAAGCGTTTTAGATGGCGTGCATCTGTATCGTATTTATAGCCGATTGCCTTTTTCAGCTCCACATGACTTTGAAGATGATTTTTAAAAGGTCCTTCATAAATGATTTCACTCATAATTCATCACCTCTTCAAAATCAAGGGCACATTCCTTCAGTTTTTTAATGTCAACCTTTAGATAAACTGCTGTTGAGTCAGTATCCACATGGCCAAGAATATCTGAAATAGTTGAAAGGGGGGTGTCCTTTTCCAAAAGCATGCTGGCCATTGTATGCCTAAGGGAATGCATTCCCCGTTTTTTCTTTAAAGTAGGAAGGTGTGCTAATTCCATGTACCTTTTAATTAACTGATTTAAATGGTCTCCTTCTGAAAAGGGACCATATGGTGCCATATGCTTTACAAATACAAAGGGACTGTTTATTTTAGGACGGCCGTATTTAAGATAATCAATGATTGCCCAGCCCACTTCCGGTGTTAATGGAAGAGATAAAGGTTGTCTTGTTTTTGATTGAGTAAATACAAGCTTTTTCTCTTCCCAATGAAAGTGCTCCATTTTCAAATTTTTAATATCTGTACACCGCAAACCGAGGCAACATGCTATTAAAATAATTGCATAATCTCTTTTGCCCTTTGGGCTTCCTCTATCAATGGCAGCGATTAACTTTTTCAGTTCATCCTCAGTCCATACAGATGGAATACGGGTCTGCTTTCTTGCTTGGACCATGGGAGTCTTTGAAGCAAAATCAGTCTGTATTTCTCCTTTATCTAGAAGAAAACGTAAAAAGGCACGCAAGGAACAAATATTTTGCTCTACTGTTTTGTAAGTATAACCAGCCAAGGTTTTAATGTAGTCATTAATCAATGTGAGATTAATTTCTTTACAATCCATAACCTTCTGCGAAGAGAGGTAATCCATGAATCGAGCGGATTGTTTTACATAATGGTCTATTGTAACTTTGGAATAATCTTTATCAACACAGTATTGCTTAAAATGATTACTAATTTCGATAAAGTAAGAATCCGTAAGGATTTCCTTATGCTTATAGTACCGGCGTAAAATGGTAGAGTGAAGCTGAAAATCACCAATCACCCGAATAATACGAAGTTCTTGAGTTTCTGACTGAGAGAGAGTTCTATCGAAATCTTTTTCGAAAATATTAAAGTATTTTTCAACAAAATCAATTCCAAGTCTTTCAGAATAGTGCGTTTCACCCCGCTCTTGTGCATAATGAAGAAGTTTCTGCCACCGCCCCCTGTAAAAATTCAAAGTGCCTTCAGTGTAGCCAAGTCGAATCATTTCCTGTTCCAGGTCATGAATCAATAAAGCTAGTGGTTTCCTTTCCATATTTATTTCCCCCAGATATGATAATTTGAGCATCAAGCTCATATATCATTCTCGGATATTATGCGAAGTAAATCGATTGGAAACCTTGAAAATATAGCCTTTTTATTGAATGCTTTGCATAATTACTTTCTTTGCATAAGGGGGGATTATCTCACCTCTTCTAGCTAATATTGCATTACATGGTTTAGAAAGCCTGCTCAATATTAGTTATAGAGAAGAAAAGAGAAAAACTAAGGTATCTTTTGTTAATCAGACTAAGTATGCAGTGGCAAAGTATGCAGATGACTTCGTCATCATGTGTGAATCTGAGGCAGAGGCTAACGATTTATATAACAAGCTAAAACCCTATCTAGTAAAAAGAGGTTTAGAGTTAGCATTTGAAAAGACAAAAGTTACTCATATTAAAAATGGGTTTGATTTCTTAGGTTTTAATATAAGAAAATACAAAACTCACAATGAGAGCAAAGTTCTTATCAAACCTTCTAAGGATAGTATCAAAGTTACTAAAAAGAAAATAACCGATAAAACAAGGCAATTCTATGGAAAAAATGTACAAGTTCTTGTCAGTACCCTAAATCCTATAATTATAGGTACGGCAAATTATTGGAGTCCAAGTGTCGCCAAAGAAGTGTTTTCCGAAATGGATTTTCATATTTGGAAAACACAATATAAGTTTCTAAGAAGGCTGCATCCGAAAAAGAATGGGCGATGGATTAGGCAGAAGTATTACAAACCAGACAAAACTGGTCAGAGCAATAATAATTGGATACTAACTGACCCAATAACCAATAACCAACTTAAAAAGATGTCATGGACACCAATTGTAAAGCATGTACAAATCAAATATGATTACAGTCCTTTTAATAAGAACCTCAAAGGATACTTTGAGAAACGTGATATTAAAGAGTTCCATAAAAATAATGTGGCATATAGGCAGAAGTTAGCTAAGAAGCAAAAATACAAATGTCCTTTATGCAGCCATTCAATAACAGATGGTGCTGAAGGATTAGAAACACATCACAAAATTCCTAAGAGTTAAAGGCGGAAGTAATGAATATAAAAATCTAGAATTAGTCCACATTTCTTGTCATCTTGAATACCATAAGGTATTCCCTGCAAAGGGAGAAATTCCAAATGACATTCAACGTAGAAGCGTTAAGAAATATATCAAAGGAAAGAAATTATCAGGACTAATCTAGCTAAAACTTGGACAAAGGCATGCTTGAGCCGTATGTTGGGAAACTAACACGTACGGTTCTTAGGGGGGACGGTGACTGAGAGGTTGCCCTCCTACCCGACAAAAGGCGGCAATAACTTTTAAAAACAAAAAAAGAGCCGCCACGAATACAGAGTAGTCATAAAGACTGACTCTGCACCGTGGGGCTCTCCCATTGGTTTAAATTTAATTACGTTTATGTTACCATAATTTGAGGTTATTGGGAATGATTAATACTATTCCTTATTAATCATAGAATCAGAAAAACTTCATTTTAATAGACATCAAAAAAGAAGCTGACCGCAATATAAACGTTTCAGCTTCCTTTCCAGTTAGAATAAACTTAATTGTCCTTCTTCATTTTTAATCAGTTGAGTCTGTTCAGATTGAACATTTTTTACTTTTTTAACCTCCATAGTACCATTAAGAGCATTACCATGTTTTAATTTGTAACATCGACATCTAGTTTTTTTACCTGGATCCGTTTCTGCAAAAACGCATTCCTCTTTTCCATAATTACATTTTAAGAATGCGTGGCAGCATGAAAATTCATGATTCATTGCCATTATTAAGCTCCCCTTTCATTAAATGAATCGAATGTAAGTTGTTTGTTCTCGAAAAGATTTTCCAGACTTAACAAGAACTTTATATTTTGAATAATAATCTCCGTTGTAGACAGATCATCTGGAGCTTTGATACGTTTCCCGCTCGGCAGATATACTTTTCTTCCATCTTCATATTTCCTTGCATTTAGATAGGCTGTGGAATCACTACTGAAGAAGTTATATTCCAACAACAATTCATCCGCTAACCCTAATGCATGAAAATTTTGTTCTGGAAATTTGGCAAACACTTTATCCAATACAGTACGAATAAAAGGCTTACGGCTGCTAAGAAAGGGTACCATTCCACCAATAGAGATAACCTCATGTTCTTGATTAACCAAACACTCTAATTCACTAATGGAATCAGTGAATTGCCAAACCGGTTAGATGGTGGCGCCTGGTGTCAACTCCTTTAATTTACGATAGTTTTCTTTTGTTTTTTGTGGATCACCGACAACATCTAAAGGCAGAAATCCCAAAATGCGCTTATTATGCATATTGTCATTAATGAACTTGGCATACCCTTCAAGAGTAAAATCATCCATGACCGACTCTGGAAATAACTCTTGTTGCTGTACCGCTTTCTTTCCCCTCTTTTTCTTTTCATTAAAAAAACTAAAGGCACCGGAATCTATTAGAGCATACAAATCATATTTTTCTAGCATATTTAATGTTTCAGATGACTCTACAATAGATTTATAGTTAAATAGAACACGTTTAACTCCTATCTTCTTAAGTACTTTTTCGAGTAATTTAGGTGATCTCTCAAGACTGGATGCAAAAAATAATGTACCAATCAGGGAAATACGTAATTCACCAAATTTAAGAGTCTGTAATTTAGAAATGTATCTGAAAATATGATTTAGTATGCCAAATAAGGCTGAACTAAACTCTCTAAAGACTTCCATTTCCTTTCTTACAGCTGTTCTTTTAAAGTACATATAACTTATCGCCCTACGAACCGTATCGCATCTTAATCGAAAGGCTTTAGCACCTTTATTTGATTTTAAATATATACAATCCTTCTCATAATCAACAAGATAGTTAATTGCTCCTTTAACAGTACGGAAATAACCCTGCTTTTTTATTTCCCTTCTAAATTTCCTCTCTGCAACCCTAGCATTAAGGTCATATTCTTTATACATTTCGATATCCTCCTTAAAATACAAAGAGCCCATTCTGTTGAACAAGCTCTCCTTAACTTGATTTTAATTAAAGGTAATTCTGTAAAAATAGATAAACCCTATATAAACTGAAGGCAGTAAAAACAAGACTTAGCACTATTTCTACAATTGAACGAATTACTTTAATAATTACATATAAAATAATTAACCCGATTACCAACAACCAAACAGAAGGTAGTTGAAGTAAATTTAATAAAAAATCCATAATTTTTTCCCCTTTTAACTGATTTTCTTTACCCATCTTTTTTTCGGACAAGTAGGTGCTTTATCAAGTCGTTTCCTTGATTTACTGGACCATGATCCCCCATCACTAATTCCATTCAGGTTAAAGCCACAGGCCTTTAATGAAGCACCATCTTCGGTTTCTAATGTGTATGTGATGAGTTTAGTGTATCCCATTGCTTTTGCTGCTTGATACACTGCCGAAAAAAGCTTTGTCACACTGTTTTTATAGATGCTAGATTTTATACAGCACCTTGTAATTTCTAATGTAAAGCCATCATCTAAGAGCCTACTGGATTACCAGCCATTATTACTCCAATTAGCTTATCGCCATCACTCAAGCCAATTGAAAATTTATGGCCTTGGGGGGCGATATGGTGCCGATGGTGTTTATTGATAAACTCGCTGGCTTCCCTAAAACTTATTGGAACTGTTACAAGACTTAATGGTTGAGGCAGTTCCAAAATCATGGTATCTAACGGATAGTCCTTTTGATACCAATCTAGAAAAGTCTCAATTTGTTCTAGAGCTAATACCTTTGCTGTTTCTTTTGACATTGCGCTATCCCAAACAATTTCATATCCATCATCCAAAAGGTCTCCCAGCGAGCCATCTTTTAAATCATTATCGTTGGTAATGATGTATATATTTGTTGAGATTTTATAAAAAATCCAAAAGAATGGGGTTCTTTTATGCAAGCTACTTCCTCCTATTAAAAGTGTTTTAGTGAATTGAATAAGCCCATACATGAGCGTAATAGATATTAAATTTCAAACCGCCTTCATCGATTTCAAATGAGTCAGCGTCAATAGAAGTTACATTACCGTAATAAGAATACTCCCTTGTATTAACACTTAATTCATCACCAATTGAGACTGTCTTTTTAAAATTTTCAACTCCTAATTTATTCATAGAGTTATCTCTCCCTTAATGGTTTTGTTTTCTTCAATTACCGCTAAATAATAAAGGCTAACTGATTATGTTCATTTTCCTAAACCGGGAAAATCGAACGACTCTCTACAGCCTTTGTCAATTTCAAAACTGGGGATTCCTAAAAGATTCTAGGATTCCCGTTTCGATCAAATGTCCTTAAATTACGGATTAATTTAACCTTCTACACTTTTATTTCTTCCGATTCAATAGAAAGACAGAACCGCTTAAGCTCTGTCTTCTGAATTTGTTTAATATTTTGCTGGTCCACCCATATATCCATGAAATGCTCCTGCGGATACTTCCCATTTCCTCATGATTAAATCTTCTTTATTAAAATTCTTGGATAACGCAAGATTAACCCACTGGCTTAATCGTTTGTCTTTTGGCAACCGTTCAATAGAACCTAAATTCGCCTTCTGTTCTAACGTTAAGCGATTCGTATCTATCGTATGATTTAATTCCTTTTCCAGCTGGACCAATAGATAAAAACGGTCAGGTGCGATTTCTCTCATCATCGCCCATAAGTCCGCGGTGCTAAAGATACATCCGAAACATGAGGTTCGATTCCATCCTAGCAAATAAGCTGGGTGCGGAAGAAATCTGCGTTTTTCATAAGAATCCCAAATTTTTTGCTCTGTCCAATCAATAACTGGTCTCCATGCATGGACAATCCTTTTCATTGAGCTGCAAGGATGAATTTCAAATTCTAAATATCTTGCTCTATTTGGTGATTCTTCTCTACGTTCCCCTGTTAAAACAAGGATCTTCTTTGGTTCTTCACGAGTACCCTGAAACCGCGGGTGATTGTTGAGAACCCTTCTAAATACGTCTATTTTGACATAAGGAGACCACCAACGAACCCGTAAATCGGGGCTCATTGCCGGCCACTTTAAACGAGTTGTTTTTTTACCATTTTTAGTTGGTAAATGAACGGTTTTACCATCTTCACAATAATATATATCGCCAGTTAAAGAGTCCTTACGGAGCAATTCCCCATATATCCCATTCGCTCTCCATTGATATGCTGTCTTTATTCCAAAGTGTTCTCCAACTGCTTCTATGTAGGATTCTGTTACTGGCCAATCCATTAGTTCAACATACTGTTTTTCTTTTCCATCAATACTCTGGTGCCAAAGCTCGATCTTATCGGAAGGTACCCCCATATTTAATAGATAGAATAAACAGGCCATAGAGTCCTTTCCTCCAGAGGCGGATACAATAATATGGTCATACTCATCTATCGGAAAAAGTTCAATTTGTTTTCCGTTCTCCACTTTATTTTCAATAGTTACCTCAAAATCTATTAATGATAATTGATGCATTATCCTTACTCCCTGTTTATAGATTAATAGTTTACTGCAAGATTAAGACTCTCTTTCAACTTCCAGAATGAATAAAGAAGAGTCTTAAGTTCCTCGAAATCCTCATTTACAATCCCCGGCTCTTCCATACAATACGCAAACCAAGACCCCATCAAAGCCTACTCGAACAGCAGCATGATACCCCTCAACACAACGAAGATTGCGAAATGCAAATGGGTAACCATCCTTTGATGTCTTGAATATCCATTTTGGAAAATCATGCTTATTCATGGCTTTCACCCCAAAACCGAAAAGTTCTTGTTCCGCGGCTTTCTTCTTTGCATAAGCATATTTACCTGAACAAATAACTTCCTCTGCCTCTAAAATTGGAAGATTCGTACTTGCTTCCATGAACAAGGAGGTATGGAACGGATTATAACAAACTCTTAAAAAATCTCTTGGAATCTGTTCATTAAATCAAACCAGTTCTCCACGAACGCATGGACACGTTTCCTTATTTCCTTCACTGTTTTCTTTCTTCTGCTTTCTGATACAATGAAATCGAGCATTTTTTACCCGAACAGTACTACAGTGTGCAATACTAAACCGGTTTTGGAACAACGAATACTGTATCCATTATTGGTGTGCAAGTTTCTATACACATCGACAATGGAACCAATGGATACCGGCCTTCCCTTATATGGCTCAAAAAACATAGCTTCCGGTTCTATAGGCAGGTCTATTGGGCTAACAGCAACAATGTCACCTTCGTAATATTCTTCAGCTTTGGATGCTCCAATTTCCCATATTAGAACAGTTGCTATTCCAACTCTTTCATCATACTCCCATCCTCTTAACTCACCGCGGATAATTGAAGTTATTTCCCCGCCTTCAAGATCAATATCTTCCAAGACAGTTACTTCATAGTAATCTCCAACTTTAGTTAGAATGTCAGCTGGCTTTTTTGTTATTGCAAACATCAAACTTCCTCCTAAAATAGAAAAGGTAAAGAAACATAGTTAGTTTCTTTACCTCTCACATTTGTTTTATTCAGCCCTAAGCAGCAATGATTCTTAAAGTTTTTTAATTTTACGCTCCTATAACAGAAATCCTGTTTTCCTTCCAACATCAGGTAAATCCCAATCACGAACATGCTGTGCAAGCAATACCCTTTTATTTCGAATCTGTAGGTAACTATTACAACCTCTCAATTTCGAAATTAATTTATGCGGATATTTGATTTTCCTCAACAACCTCATAATCTGACCCGATTATTGTTCATGAGTATAAAATAAGTTGAGGGTTAAATGTCGCTTTGTTTTATACAACTATCATCACTCCCTAATAAAGATTACCCGGTTCAAACCTTCTATTTTCTTTCGGGCCTTTAATCTTACCAACTAAAACACCGTCAGAATTGTAGCGATGAACCTTGCTGTGGGAGAGAAATTCTTTAGCGTGATCAAGATTAATACCCTGGATGCTCAGGAATCCTTTAGCTGCCTTTACAAAACCTTCTATGGCTTTGCTTTTTGCTTGCTCAGATAATTGGTTGAATTCCATCATTTTTATTCCCCCTAAATAGTGTGTTTGCAACCCTTCCTCCTTCCGAAGACACAAAAAACAGCCTTTGGAGTATCTGATTTTAGACACAAAAATGCCTGTAAAATCTTCAACCCAAAGGCTGCCCGTTTGTTAGTTTCGCAATTTAGTATATTGCTAGAAAATCAAAAAGAAAAAATTGTTACATGTAAATTATAGCAACTTTTCCACTCAATGTATACTTCAATTTTCCTCAATGAAATGCCTGAAATAAAGAAAGACCATATCCCTAAATTTATGGAATACAGCCTAATTGATGAATGAGTTTTTAGTTTTAGCAGAACATTGAATTAAAATATTAGCATTCATACGTTTCATTTTTAAAGGGATGAAGATATAGATTCTAGATGTTTTTTTAAATGTTCTAATAACCCTGCATCCCTGTAGTTTTCTGCAACAGCAAAAAGTACCTTTTTTACTTCATTATTAAACCGTTCTACTTCATCATTGGACAATTCCTTTAGTTCTATCTGTTTGGATAGAGTTTCAATCGATTTACTTATTAATTCTAACTCATCAATGGCCTTTCCCTCTAAACATATCGATAACTCTTCTTCATTATTATTTATCGTCTTTAAATTAAGCCCTATTAGTTTTTTCAGAATTGTTCCCACCTTCATTCTACAATTGTAATTATTTCCTATATTATAGTACAAAAGTCCTTCTTTATGTGCGTTTTATATTAATTATTACTTGAAGTATTTTTATTTATTTTTTCAAATAATTTCTCCTTAAAATTAGATGTGGTTTTGCCAAGTTTATTTTTGATTTGTTCTTTTACATCCTCTTTTATAATATCCATATTAAATCCGTTTTTATTATCTACATACCCCGGAATACTCCAGATATTCTTTTCTGCCTGTTTCGCAATAGTTTCAGCTTCTTGGTATGTATCAATATATTTATATTTGTCATAGAGATATGCCACTCTTACTAAGCCTTCCATGATTAGTATTTTTATAATACTATTTCCACCAATAAAAGTATGAATTAAATATCTACCGTACCTATCAGTGATACTTGCATTAGGATCGATTTCAATCTGAATTTCTTTTCCAAGTATTAAATCAGTTAAAAATTCTGTTGCTTCTTTACCATATAATTGTTTCTCTTTCGTAAATTCGGTTCCATTTATGCCTAACAAACGTCCTTTGGCGGTCGCTCAGGTTTTTGGGTCTTGAAATTCAATAGTATCTCCATCTATTACCTTAGTTACTTTAACTGTTCTCCTACCTTTAACTTCATTCTGGAGCTGCAGGGGATTCAGTAGAAGAACTTCTTTCTGAAGTATTGCTTTGCTCCTGGTCCTCGGCATTTAGAATATTTTTCAAGAGTGGTTTCTTGGTTTCAAGTTGTCCTTCTTGTTCAATTACATCATAATCAGGTCTTTTTTTCATAGAAATAAGACTCTCAAAAGATGAACACGAAGTTAGCAAAGATAAGATTAAAAAAAATAAACATAAATGTTTTATCACTTTCTCACTCCCTGTTTATTTTATTTCGATTGTTTGTTTCGTCACTTTAGCTATAAAATGTAGACACTCTTGGATAGGATAACCGACAATACTATGTTTCTGTGCATACTTAACTCCCCCTTTTAATTCAAGCTGTAAGACTAACTCATCAAGAGACAGTTCCCCTCTTTTTATCTTATTAAAGTTTTTAAGCACTAGAGACTTCCAAATTATACCTGAGGTCATAATATAGACTTCCCCTTGAAATTGCCGATTGAGGATCGTCTCATTCATTTCCCTCCTTCTATTCTCAGCCGTCTTCAATTTTTTCTCCCTACTTAAAAAACGAAAAAGACCACAAAGTAGCCATTACTTTATAAATGACTCTCTGGGTCTGTCCCATTAAAATTATGTAATTTTCCTTATATTACCATTTTAAATATAAAATGTCATAGTATTTAATTTTTTTTGGAATCAGGTTATTAATTGCTAATATTTGTATACCTTATATTTATATTTAATTCGATTTACGCATTAAAAAAGAGATAAATACAACCAAAGAAAAACAAACCAATAACAAGTCCTATCAAGCTAAATTTTATCAACCATAAATCATCGTTCACTTTTTATTCTCCTTAACAATTTGTGCCTAATTAACACTTGAATTATATAGGGCGTTATTTATTTTTCTGAATCGCCACAAAGTCGCTGAACCTGTTCATCAGTTAATCTCAAAATAGTATCTTCGAAAGAAAGTTGAAAAACTTACTTTCCATTATCTTCAAAATATGCAATAACATCAAGTTTTTCATCAGTTAAATCAACTAACTTTTTCGCTTTTTTCACAATTTTCTCCCCTTCGTTACAATCGTATTTTTGAACTATATGTTTCGAACTGTGAACTAGATTTCCCAAGTGCAAGAGTAAAAAGGTTCTTCATCTCTAACCCCGTCAATTTCTGAATACACATAGGTATGAACACCTGTTTTGCTTAATATTTCTGCTTCCTTAATGGCAAATTGAAGATCTGTAAACACCTTTTCGTGTTGCGTATATTTAACAACATATGTTTTCATCGTTTTCCTCCATTACGTCACATTTTAGATCAATAGTAGAAGGCGGGCCGCCAATAAATAAAGTCATGCGACCCTAAAGTTATATATCCTTTTTATCCTCCCTTTCCTATACTAAAAAATTCCGGGACTGCTATGAATATTTAATCATTTCCAATACTTTTTCAGTCTGCTTTAACTCTCGTTTTTACAATAAGGTATAGAGGCGGAAATTAAAATAATGGCCGCTACAATAGACCAAAGAAATCCGGATTCAAGAAGAACGCAAATGATACTTAAAACTATAGTTAAAATAAATACCAGCTCTAACATATTTCACTTCTATGAATAACAAAAGTTAATTAACTATTTGAATCGAATTGTGCCGTTAATTGTTTTTTAATTTATAGATTATAATGCTTGTTTAGAATCTCGATGACTAGTTCTTCAATATTCATTTTCTTAGAATCTGCATCTTCCTTAATTTTTTGTTTTAATATTGAAGGAGCTGCCACCGTTAACAGTTCTAAGTCGCTATCTATATAAATCCCGTCTAAACGCTTGATCACATCTCCCCTATTTAGTGATTCGTATATTTCTTCTAAAATTTCCTCAGATGGTATCTCTGGAATTAATATTGGCTTAACTTCAACAATTATATTACCTTTGTTTATATATACCTTCATATTCTTTGGGCCCAGATATTCATAGAATAACTCAATTATTTCATAAAACCGTTCATTTTCTTCAAAAATAAATTTTGCAAAGCCTCTTTTGGTGATATATGGAATATCCTTTATAGGCTTTATTGGTTCATATCCTTTTTTCTCTATCTCAATGTATGAAATATTTTCACCATTAACGGTAGATAAGTATGGCTGTTCATCATCATCTAAAAGGATTCTATTACCTGGATTTCCACTAAGGTCCTTGAAGGACTGAAACCATGCATACCCTTTTTCTTTATCATAAAATTCCTTTCGTTCTCTCTTTTTACTTTCTATAAACTCCATTTTAAAACGCTCTAGTTCTGAAGGACTTATAAAATAAATTTCTCTCCCTCTATATTTCATTTTTTC
It includes:
- a CDS encoding site-specific integrase; the encoded protein is MKPTDFAKHLTEFLSVYLPSQKNVSKNTIQSYRDTFKLLIKYCQETKNIQAERITLDFLSSKLLTGFLEWLEMDRKCSISTRNQRLSAIHSFFRYVQAEEPSGLFHFQKVIAIPAKKARKTVVEHLTPEAMKILLEQPERGCLKGRRDLTLLSVLYDTGARVQELIDIKVRDVILEPSAVIILNGKGNKTRRVPLMKNTVSLLERYIGENKLDKPWKNEYPLFTNNQKNKLTKEGIAYIISKYVEIARKTSTIVPSKVKPHMFRHSKAMHLLQAGVNLIYIRDFLGHVDLKTTEIYARTDTETKRKAVENVYPDLIDSNLPDWSQDQALLTWLSELK
- a CDS encoding tyrosine-type recombinase/integrase, whose amino-acid sequence is MSEIIYEGPFKNHLQSHVELKKAIGYKYDTDARHLKRFDRYTMEKYPHATELTKEIVLDWCSKKTYETQANLCSRTSVIRQFGKYLDSIGVKTYIIPKGYFPTEEQYVPYIYTIDEVKGFFTETEKCKYCSECPHRHHIMPVFFRMIYLCGLRVSEARLLKVADVDLENGVLTINQSKKDNSRLVLMSASLTERCRQYSKMVHPYPNAEDYYFPALDGKPMTVGNVYKNFRKFLWRAGISHGGRGRGPRIHDFRHTYAVHCLKKWAEQEKDLTVYLPVLKTYLGHDSFEETAYYLRLTADVFPDITLKLETRYPDMIPQLEGDTDETY
- a CDS encoding site-specific integrase, whose protein sequence is MERKPLALLIHDLEQEMIRLGYTEGTLNFYRGRWQKLLHYAQERGETHYSERLGIDFVEKYFNIFEKDFDRTLSQSETQELRIIRVIGDFQLHSTILRRYYKHKEILTDSYFIEISNHFKQYCVDKDYSKVTIDHYVKQSARFMDYLSSQKVMDCKEINLTLINDYIKTLAGYTYKTVEQNICSLRAFLRFLLDKGEIQTDFASKTPMVQARKQTRIPSVWTEDELKKLIAAIDRGSPKGKRDYAIILIACCLGLRCTDIKNLKMEHFHWEEKKLVFTQSKTRQPLSLPLTPEVGWAIIDYLKYGRPKINSPFVFVKHMAPYGPFSEGDHLNQLIKRYMELAHLPTLKKKRGMHSLRHTMASMLLEKDTPLSTISDILGHVDTDSTAVYLKVDIKKLKECALDFEEVMNYE
- a CDS encoding group II intron reverse transcriptase is translated as MLNISYREEKRKTKVSFVNQTKYAVAKYADDFVIMCESEAEANDLYNKLKPYLVKRGLELAFEKTKVTHIKNGFDFLGFNIRKYKTHNESKVLIKPSKDSIKVTKKKITDKTRQFYGKNVQVLVSTLNPIIIGTANYWSPSVAKEVFSEMDFHIWKTQYKFLRRLHPKKNGRWIRQKYYKPDKTGQSNNNWILTDPITNNQLKKMSWTPIVKHVQIKYDYSPFNKNLKGYFEKRDIKEFHKNNVAYRQKLAKKQKYKCPLCSHSITDGAEGLETHHKIPKS
- a CDS encoding phosphoadenosine phosphosulfate reductase family protein, giving the protein MHQLSLIDFEVTIENKVENGKQIELFPIDEYDHIIVSASGGKDSMACLFYLLNMGVPSDKIELWHQSIDGKEKQYVELMDWPVTESYIEAVGEHFGIKTAYQWRANGIYGELLRKDSLTGDIYYCEDGKTVHLPTKNGKKTTRLKWPAMSPDLRVRWWSPYVKIDVFRRVLNNHPRFQGTREEPKKILVLTGERREESPNRARYLEFEIHPCSSMKRIVHAWRPVIDWTEQKIWDSYEKRRFLPHPAYLLGWNRTSCFGCIFSTADLWAMMREIAPDRFYLLVQLEKELNHTIDTNRLTLEQKANLGSIERLPKDKRLSQWVNLALSKNFNKEDLIMRKWEVSAGAFHGYMGGPAKY
- a CDS encoding thermonuclease family protein is translated as MLGINGTEFTKEKQLYGKEATEFLTDLILGKEIQIEIDPNASITDRYGRYLIHTFIGGNSIIKILIMEGLVRVAYLYDKYKYIDTYQEAETIAKQAEKNIWSIPGYVDNKNGFNMDIIKEDVKEQIKNKLGKTTSNFKEKLFEKINKNTSSNN
- a CDS encoding helix-turn-helix domain-containing protein, which codes for MERENKDNIVTTSKAAEMLKVKPSTIHRYVKEGKLKPVYEDNWKIDTTKLFFKEDVESLRNKLAKPGITTGEAAELLGVHPTTIALYINQGELKAEKMKYRGREIYFISPSELERFKMEFIESKKRERKEFYDKEKGYAWFQSFKDLSGNPGNRILLDDDEQPYLSTVNGENISYIEIEKKGYEPIKPIKDIPYITKRGFAKFIFEENERFYEIIELFYEYLGPKNMKVYINKGNIIVEVKPILIPEIPSEEILEEIYESLNRGDVIKRLDGIYIDSDLELLTVAAPSILKQKIKEDADSKKMNIEELVIEILNKHYNL